CGTCGTCGTCGTATTCAACAAGAATACAACGAAGCCCACGGCATAACTCCGCAAACTATTAGAAAGAAAATCAAGGACGGCCTTGGCGAGACTTTCGATGGCAGTTTGGCGGCGACTCCTTTGGCTGGGGAAAATCGCACGACTGCGATCTTTAATAAGTACTCGCACCAACCAGATAAGCTTCAAGAAGAGATCGCAAAACTTCGCGATAAGATGAAGAAACTTTCTGCCGATTTGGAGTTTGAAGAAGCCGCTAAGGTTCGCGACGAGGTGAAACGCTTGCAAATCATCGAGTTGAATATTCGAAACGGTGAGATTGAAAGCGAAAGTGCAGAGGTTGTGAAGAATGGCCTCAAGTAAATTTGAAGAAGTCCGCGACAAGGTAAAAGAATTCCCCACTCAGAGTGGGGTGTACCTCATGAAGGGGCCCGCGGATAAAATCATTTACATTGGTAAGGCAAAGAATCTGCGCAATCGTGTACGCAGTTATTTTACAGACAGTAAAGACCATTCTCCGAAGACCCGTTTGTTGGTCTCTCATATCCTTGAAGTTGAATATATTTTAACTAAAACCGAGGTGGAAGCCTTCCTGCTGGAAGCTTCATTGATTAAAAAACACCGCCCGAAATACAATATTCGACTGCGCGATGATAAGTCCTATCCCTATATTCGCTTTAGTTGGGGGGATGATTTCCCTCGGTTGTATCTGGCTCGAAAAGTTAAGAAAGACGGATCTCTTTATTTTGGTCCTTACACCTCAGGCTTTGCGGTGCAGGGGACAATCAAGTTTCTAAATAGAACCTTCAAGATTCGTGATTGCACCGATCCCATGTTTAAGACTCGCACACGACCGTGCATGACTTATCAAATCGGTCGATGTACGGCGCCTTGTGTGAAATATGTGACCCAAGATGAATATCGCGGGGAAGTCGAGGGCGCGAAGCTTTTCCTAAAGGGGCAGAACCGCAAGGTTTTAAAAACCATGAAAGAAAAGATGATGGGCGCTGCTGAAGAAGAAAAGTTCGAGGTGGCCGCGCGCCTGCGTGACTCCATCGAGGCCATAAAATCTATTTTGCAAAAACAAGCCGTGATCAATGACACCACAGAGAAAGACCAAGATGCCGTGGGTTTCTTTGGCGATGAGCGGGGGTGTTTGATTGAGACTGTCCACGTTCGGGCTGGGCGAGTGATCGGGACGCGTCCTCACTATCTGCCGCATTTTGATCCCAATGATCCCACAGAGGATGCACGGGAGTGGATGGTGGACTTCCTGAATCAATACTATGAAGACAACTTTATTCCCGATGATGTATTGCTTCCGGTGGATATCGGTTCGGATTTGTCTAAATTGATGGAAGAGGTTTTGAAAGAGCGCTCTGACAATAAGGTGGCGGTACGCTTTGCCACCGATGAGCGCGGGCGCAACTTGGTGGAAATGGCCAATGAAAACGCCAAAGCTCACTTCCTGAAATACGTTTCTAAATCAGAAGAGAAAATGCGTGGTCTGGAGGAGATCAAAGAGAAGTTGTCTTTGCCGGAAATTCCCCGTCGCATTGAGTGTTACGATATTTCTACTTTCCAAGGAGCGGAAACAGTCGCTTCGCAAGTGGTGTTTGAGGAAGGGGTTCCCGCAAAGGAACACTATCGTCGTTATAAAATCAGAACCGTGGAAGGTATCAATGACTTTGCCTCTATGTACGAAGTTCTATCAAGACGCTTTAAGCACACCGAGTATGAAGATCCGCAATTGATTGTGATTGACGGTGGTAAAGGGCAGTTATCTCAGGCCATGAAGATCCTCGAGGAAATTGGTCGCAAAGACATCCCTGTGGTTGGCTTGGCGAAGGCAAGAACGGAAAGCGACTTCCAAAAGGCAGAAGTGGAATCAACCGACGAGCGATTCTTCCTGCCAGGTCGTCAAAACCCGGTGATCTTTAAAAATAACGCCGAGGCTTTGTATATCTTATCGGGCATTCGCGACGAAGCCCATCGTTTTGCGATTACCTACCATCGCAAGCTCCGCGAAGGGACATCATTAGAGAGTGAGTTGGATTACGTTGTCGGCTTGGGTGAAAAAAGAAAGAAAGTTCTTTTGACTCAGTACAACTCTATTGATGA
The nucleotide sequence above comes from Bdellovibrio svalbardensis. Encoded proteins:
- the uvrC gene encoding excinuclease ABC subunit UvrC; the encoded protein is MASSKFEEVRDKVKEFPTQSGVYLMKGPADKIIYIGKAKNLRNRVRSYFTDSKDHSPKTRLLVSHILEVEYILTKTEVEAFLLEASLIKKHRPKYNIRLRDDKSYPYIRFSWGDDFPRLYLARKVKKDGSLYFGPYTSGFAVQGTIKFLNRTFKIRDCTDPMFKTRTRPCMTYQIGRCTAPCVKYVTQDEYRGEVEGAKLFLKGQNRKVLKTMKEKMMGAAEEEKFEVAARLRDSIEAIKSILQKQAVINDTTEKDQDAVGFFGDERGCLIETVHVRAGRVIGTRPHYLPHFDPNDPTEDAREWMVDFLNQYYEDNFIPDDVLLPVDIGSDLSKLMEEVLKERSDNKVAVRFATDERGRNLVEMANENAKAHFLKYVSKSEEKMRGLEEIKEKLSLPEIPRRIECYDISTFQGAETVASQVVFEEGVPAKEHYRRYKIRTVEGINDFASMYEVLSRRFKHTEYEDPQLIVIDGGKGQLSQAMKILEEIGRKDIPVVGLAKARTESDFQKAEVESTDERFFLPGRQNPVIFKNNAEALYILSGIRDEAHRFAITYHRKLREGTSLESELDYVVGLGEKRKKVLLTQYNSIDEIRMAEPADIAKLKGFNRVLAERIILQLNDSEEEEIEAE